A DNA window from Pseudomonas sp. B21-056 contains the following coding sequences:
- the mnmE gene encoding tRNA uridine-5-carboxymethylaminomethyl(34) synthesis GTPase MnmE, producing MSAPRETIAAVATAQGRGGVGIVRISGPLASVAAKAISGRELKPRFAHYGPFFSDDQQVLDEGLALYFPGPNSFTGEDVLELQGHGGPIVLDMLLKRCLELGCRLARPGEFSERAFLNDKLDLAQAEAIADLIEASSAQAARNALRSLQGAFSQRVQNLTEQLIGLRIYVEAAIDFPEEEIDFLADGHVLTMLDKVRDELSTVLREAGQGALLRDGMTVVIAGRPNAGKSSLLNALAGREAAIVTEIAGTTRDILREHIHIDGMPLHVVDTAGLRDTDDHVEKIGVERALKAIGEADRVLLVVDATAPEADDPFALWPEFLEVRPDPAKVTLIRNKADLTGEAIVLEVSVDGHVTISLSAKSAGEGLELLREHLKACMGYEQTSESSFSARRRHLEALRHASAALEHGRAQLTLAGAGELLAEDLRQAQHSLGEITGAFSSDDLLGRIFSSFCIGK from the coding sequence ATGAGCGCACCGCGTGAAACCATCGCCGCCGTTGCCACCGCCCAAGGTCGCGGCGGCGTCGGCATCGTCCGTATTTCGGGACCGTTGGCCAGTGTTGCGGCCAAGGCCATCAGCGGTCGTGAACTCAAGCCACGGTTTGCCCACTACGGCCCATTCTTCAGTGACGACCAGCAGGTGCTCGACGAAGGCCTCGCGCTGTATTTCCCGGGACCGAATTCGTTCACCGGTGAAGACGTACTGGAACTGCAGGGTCACGGCGGCCCTATCGTGCTGGACATGCTGCTCAAACGTTGCCTTGAACTGGGTTGTCGCCTGGCCCGGCCGGGCGAATTCAGTGAACGGGCCTTCCTCAACGACAAACTCGACCTGGCCCAGGCCGAGGCCATTGCTGATCTGATCGAAGCCAGCTCGGCACAGGCTGCGCGTAACGCGTTACGTTCGTTGCAGGGTGCATTCTCACAGCGTGTGCAAAACCTCACCGAACAATTGATCGGCCTGCGTATCTACGTCGAGGCGGCGATCGACTTTCCTGAAGAAGAAATCGACTTTCTCGCCGATGGCCATGTGCTGACCATGCTCGATAAGGTCCGCGATGAGTTATCCACAGTACTGCGCGAAGCGGGGCAGGGTGCCTTGTTACGTGACGGTATGACGGTGGTGATCGCTGGACGGCCAAACGCGGGTAAATCCAGCCTGCTGAATGCCTTGGCTGGTCGTGAGGCGGCTATTGTCACGGAGATCGCCGGCACCACCCGGGACATCCTGCGCGAACATATCCACATCGACGGCATGCCGCTGCACGTGGTGGACACTGCGGGGCTGCGAGACACCGATGATCATGTGGAAAAGATTGGCGTCGAACGGGCGCTGAAGGCCATTGGCGAGGCGGATCGCGTATTGCTGGTGGTCGATGCCACTGCACCGGAAGCGGATGACCCATTCGCCTTGTGGCCGGAGTTCCTCGAGGTTCGGCCGGATCCGGCGAAAGTCACCTTGATTCGTAACAAGGCTGACTTGACCGGGGAAGCAATAGTCCTCGAAGTCAGCGTCGATGGCCACGTGACCATCAGCCTGAGCGCGAAGTCGGCTGGGGAAGGCCTGGAGTTGCTGCGCGAGCATCTCAAGGCCTGCATGGGTTACGAGCAGACCTCGGAAAGCAGCTTCAGCGCCCGGCGTCGGCACCTTGAGGCTCTGCGCCATGCCAGCGCCGCCCTGGAACACGGACGCGCACAGCTGACCCTGGCTGGAGCGGGAGAGTTGTTGGCTGAGGATCTCCGTCAGGCCCAGCATTCCCTGGGGGAAATCACCGGCGCATTCAGCTCTGATGACTTGCTGGGGCGGATCTTTTCCAGCTTCTGTATTGGGAAGTGA